In Archaeoglobus profundus DSM 5631, the sequence GTTCTCTTGGCTCAAAAACCAAAGTAGTCCCCAAAAGCACAGCCGTGACCGTATTAATCCAGAGAATCTGCACCGGTAAAATCGGGAGTGTGATACCTAAGAGAAAAGCTACAAGAATCACGATCCCCTCTCCAACGTTGGTTGGTAACATCCATGCAAGAATCTTTTGAATCTTTCTGAAAACGTTTCTACCTTCATCGATTGCTTCTACAATCGTTGCGAAGTTATCGTCAAGCAAAATTATTTCAGCCGATTCCTTAGCTACTTCCGTGCCAGATCCCATCGCAACGCCAATATTTGCCCTCTTTAAAGCGGGAGCATCGTTTACACCGTCCCCTGTAACTGCAACTATTTCACCCAGTTCTTGCAACAACTTGACTATTCTTAGCTTAACTTTCGGCAATATTCTTGCAAATACGTTCGTTTTCTTCAATACTTCTTTAAGCTCATCATCGCTCATTTTTTCAATTTCGTCGCCAGTAACAACTTCACCGCTAATGTCGAGCTCTTTTGCAATAAACAATGCTGTACTGGGATGATCTCCAGTTATCATGATAACTCTTACTCCAGCTTCCTTACACCTTCTAATTGCCTCATAGCATTCCTCCCTTGGAGGATCAATCATGCATTGAAGACCGAGAAAGATTAAGTCGTCCAGTTGTTCTTCAATGCTACCGAATTCCTCTAAATTGACAGATTTGTATGCAAACGCCAAAACCCTCAAACCCTGAAGGGCTAACTCTGACGCAATTTTGTGAATGTTGTGCCTATCAAGCTCTACAACCTTTTCTTCTATTAAAGCCCATCTGCACATTGAAAGAACGGCCTCCACTGATCCTTTTACATAGATTTCTACCGATTTCCCCTCCTTTACTGCGGTTGCCATGTAGCGTAATGTTGGATCGAATGGGATTTCATCGATAACCTTAAAACGTTCTTCGATCCCCGTCAGCGATGCCACTTCAAGGAGGGCAATTTCAGTTGGATCTCCGCTCGTTACTGGTTCTCCATCTTTTAGAAAGTAAAGTGCTTTATTGCACACATACCCGGCCTTTATTGTGAGATAAACCTCAGGATGTTTTGCGAGTTCTTCTCTACCAACTCTCTCAACGTCGTACTCTTTTCCCCCAGCAAATATCCTTATTACTTTCATTCTATTCTGCGTAAGTGTTCCAGTTTTGTCTGTACATATCGTCGTAACACTTCCTAGAGATTCTACAGCTGGTAGCTTTCTAACTACAGCCTTTCTTTTTGCCATGTCTCTAACACCGATTGCAAGGCTCATCGTTACGAGAGTGGGCAAGCTTTCGGGGATTGCCGCAACAGCCAAGCTAACGGAGGCTAAGAACATGAATGTGGGATTGTAACCTCTTAACAATCCAATTGTGAAATTTAAGATTGAAACTGCAACAATTATAAAGAAAATGAACTTGCTAAGTCGTTTTATTCTGCGTAGCAAAGGTGTTTCAACACCTTTTTCTGTTTTAACTGTCTTTGCGATTTTACCTAACTCGGTATTCTCGCCTGTAGCAACAACAACGGCTTTTCCATATCCTTCAAGAACTAGTGTCCCGGCAAAAACCATGTTGTTCCTTTCAACAGCTGTCTTCTTTAGAATAGTTTCAGAAAATTTCTCAACAGGCGTGGACTCGCCCGTTAGCAGAGATTCATCGACAGTTAGATTCTTTACTTCTAAAAGCCTTGCATCTGCTGGAACCTTCGTTCCAGCTTCTAGTATTATTACATCTCCCGGAACGAGCTCTCTTGCAGGAATTTCTTTTTCAACCTTTCTTATTACTCTTGCTCTAATCTCTACCATCTTTTTTAAAGATTCAATCGTTTTCTTTGCTTTTCTTTCCTGAACGTAACCAATTACTGCATTTATCAACACGACCAGAAATATTATGATCGTATCTACATATCGACGAAGGATTGCCGTTATTGTTCCGGATACTATTAAGATGTAAATTAAAGGATCGCTGAAATGAGACAGGAACCTTAAAATTTCGCTAATTTTCTTTTCCTCCTTAATCTCATTGTAACCATATAACACAAGCCTTCTTGCGGCTTCTTCATCTGTTATACCCTGAGGCGAGCTTTTTACTAACTTAAGAACTTCCGATGTTGGTATTCTGTACCATTCGATATCTTTTTCCATCTATGCATGTTGTTTACATTTAATAATAACTTTACCTCAAAAGTAGGATCGTAGCTTTCTACCAATTGCGAGATACTCCCAACTATAAGCACTAGGCAAGCACAAGCGCTTAAATTTTTTCTTCGCCTAAGCAAATAAATCTACAGCCTAAGTTTAATCGAGATGCCATTATCCTCCGAGCTTAAACTCGTCGTGTATTACTCTAACTGCCTCCCTACCCTCATCTCTCTTGACGGCAAATGATACGTTGTATTCTGAACAGCTCTGGCTTATCATTATCACGTTTATGCCTTTCTTGCCCAAAGCGGAGAATATTCTACCTGCTACACCCGGAGTTCCAGCCATTCCAGCTCCTACGGCACTCACTACAGCAACATCGTCGATCTTGTCTATCTTGACGTTTTCACCGTTCAGGTCTTCAAGGGCCTCCAACGCTCTCGGAAGGTCGGATTTCTCTATCACTATTGACAGATTGAGTTCCGAAGAACTCTGAGCGACCATTATGACATTCACCTTTGCATTTGCAAGCCTCCTAAAGACTTTGGCCATTATTTCAGCAAAGTCAAACCCAGCTCCACTTACGTTGACTATTGCAACCTTCTCTATCAAACTCAAAGCTTTAACGATGTCACTTGTCGACTCTGTGGATTCACATATTACTGTTCCTTCGGCATCTGGGTTGAATGTGTTCTTTATCCTCACCGGTATCTTCTTCTTAATAACGGGATCCAAAGCTTTTGGATGTAGAATCTTTGCGCCGAAGTGTGAAAGCTCCATAGCCTCTTGATACGATATCTGGGGAATTACCCTTGCGTTTGGGACGATCTTTGGATCGGCTGTCATGATTCCATCAACTTCTTTCCAGAGCCAGACCTCATCGGCATCTATTGCCGAAGCTATCAGCGTTGCCGTAAGATCACTACCTCCTCTTCCCAGAGTCGTTATTATTCCGTCCTCCGTAGTACCTATGAATCCCGTAATGACTGGGACTATCTTGTTTATCTTTATAAGAGGTTCTATCCTATTCCTTATTAGTTGATACGCTTTTGGTAGTGGTCTAGCCCTTCCAAAGTTTCTGTCAGTTATTATCCCAGCCTCTCCACCCGTTAAAGCTACGGAATTCACACCTAAGGAGATTAAACACGCTGAGAATATTGGAGCCAAAAGTCTCTCACCGAAGGATAGAATGTAATCTCTGCTTCGATTTGTAAGCTCACCCAAATAACTTATACCGAGCAAAACCTTCTCAAGCTCATCAAATAAAGAACCCAATGTCGCATAAACCTTGTTCTTTATTTCCTCGCTCTTTACGGCAATCTCAACAGCTTCGTAATGTCTCTTCATCATATCCGCTATAAAGAGCTTAATCTGTCCGCGTGCTCTTTCAACGCAACACTTTTCGGCTATATTTAGAAGAGCATCCGTGACACTGGCCATTGCAGAGACTACAACAACGACCTCGTTGTCGTTGACGTATCTCTTTACGAGCTTTGCACAGTGAAGTATGCTCGAACCATCCTTAACGCTTGTTCCACCGAACTTCATGACGATTCTCATCTGCAAAAGCGAAGTGAAAGAGTATAATAACTCTTTCTGATATCCTTAGCAAATGATCGAAGTCTGCGAAAAATGTTATAATGCTCTAAAGATCGGGAAGATCGTAGAGGCGAACGAGTGCATGATCTGTTCGGGCTTACTCTATAGGCTAGACAGCATAGCCGATGAAATATTGAAGAGACTAAAAGATTACGAGTTTGATACGTTCCTGATTGGAAGTAGGAGTTACGGAAGTTTGAAGGCTTTGGAGGATTACCTAAATTTGGACGATAAAAAGAGGCTTAAGCACAGGTTCAACAGAGAGCTTTCAAAGGTTCTTGCAAGAAAGAGCGGTAAATCTTACTCAACTGATCCCGACGTAACGATAATCTACGATCTCGAAAATCCAAGTTTCGAAGTTCAGGTAGCTCCCCTTTACATCTACGGTAGATACAAGAAGAGAGTAAGGGGTTTATCTCAAACAAGATGGATTTGCAGGTTTTGCAACGGTAAGGGCTGTGAAGTTTGCAATTGGACAGGAAAGAGGTATCTCTCTGTTGAGGAACTTATAACAGAGCCTATTAGAGAGTTTGTAGGAGGGAAGCATGCAATTCTGCACGGAGCCGGGAGAGAGGATGTTGATGCGAGAATGTTAGGAAATGGAAGACCGTTTATAGTTGAAATTCAAGATCCTAAGAGGAGAAAAATTGATCTGAAAGAGCTTGAGAAAATTGTAAACGAGTTCTGCAGAGGAAAGGTAGTTGTGAGCGATTTGAAGTTTGCTAAGGCTAAGGATGTTGAGTTCATAAAATCCGCGGGGTTTGTGAAAGTTTACAGAGCTAAGGTCGTGTTTGAGAAGGAAGTCAGTAGAGAGGAACTCGAAAAGGCAGTCGAGAAGCTGAAGGAACAGCCGATACACCAGAGAACACCGCTTAGAGTTTTGCACAGAAGAGCAGATTTGGTGAGGGTTAGAAGAGTTTACGATGCAGAGATAATTCTGCATAGGGGTAAAGTTGCTGTTATAAAGATAGTTGCTGAGAGCGGGTTGTATATCAAGGAGCTTGTAAGCGGTGATCAAGGAAGGACTAAGCCAAGCTTAAGCGAACTTCTGGGTGTTAACTGTTGGGTTGAAAAGTTGGATGTGATAGAGGTCAGGGGTGGGCTTTAGGGTGCATAAGCGAGCAGGAACTTGTTGCCAATGTGAACTCTCCTCAAATACTTTTTAGCAGTTCTGTAGCACCTCTCAACCTGAGCTTTTGGAGTTACAGGCAAATCCGAAAGTTTGTAATCCGGATGGAAAACTAGAAGGCTGTAAGGTATTTCATCGCTCAAACTTGCTAAGAACCTTGCAATTCCCTCAACTTCCCTTTCATCAACGTAGTAGGGAACTAAGAGTGTTGTAGCTGAGAGTACTTCAGGATAATGATCAAAAATCTTTTCAAAGTTCTTTAGAGTTTGCTCGTTACTCCTACCGGTTAAAATCATGTGTAGATACGGATTCCAAGCTTTTAAATCGAATTTTACCGTTCCTCCGCTCTCATGACTAAGTTTTGATGCCTTCAACGCTAAAGATGTTCTACCGGCACCGTTCCACTCCCAACAGATCACAACTTTTCTTCTCTTCAAGACTTCTCTGCTGAACTTGATTGCAAAGGGTAGTTGAGGTTCGGGAGATCCTCCAAAGTGGCAGATACATTTCACCCTTTCAGGCATAGCCCTCTCAACCATTTCATCGACGCTGACAATCCTTCCCTCTCCGATGTTTTTATGACTCCAGTTCTGGCAAAATAGACAGCCAAA encodes:
- a CDS encoding radical SAM protein; translated protein: MKCEICGKETYTKTIPICPDCARTKKALDYVGMLHRGVEKIKGRGKFKCRLCSNECGFDDFGLCGLRFARDDKLVSLSNSNKAVLYAYEDPLPTNCCNAWFCDGSKLKGTNLAVFYYGCNFGCLFCQNWSHKNIGEGRIVSVDEMVERAMPERVKCICHFGGSPEPQLPFAIKFSREVLKRRKVVICWEWNGAGRTSLALKASKLSHESGGTVKFDLKAWNPYLHMILTGRSNEQTLKNFEKIFDHYPEVLSATTLLVPYYVDEREVEGIARFLASLSDEIPYSLLVFHPDYKLSDLPVTPKAQVERCYRTAKKYLRRVHIGNKFLLAYAP
- a CDS encoding tRNA pseudouridine(54/55) synthase Pus10, with the translated sequence MIEVCEKCYNALKIGKIVEANECMICSGLLYRLDSIADEILKRLKDYEFDTFLIGSRSYGSLKALEDYLNLDDKKRLKHRFNRELSKVLARKSGKSYSTDPDVTIIYDLENPSFEVQVAPLYIYGRYKKRVRGLSQTRWICRFCNGKGCEVCNWTGKRYLSVEELITEPIREFVGGKHAILHGAGREDVDARMLGNGRPFIVEIQDPKRRKIDLKELEKIVNEFCRGKVVVSDLKFAKAKDVEFIKSAGFVKVYRAKVVFEKEVSREELEKAVEKLKEQPIHQRTPLRVLHRRADLVRVRRVYDAEIILHRGKVAVIKIVAESGLYIKELVSGDQGRTKPSLSELLGVNCWVEKLDVIEVRGGL
- a CDS encoding aspartate kinase, whose product is MRIVMKFGGTSVKDGSSILHCAKLVKRYVNDNEVVVVVSAMASVTDALLNIAEKCCVERARGQIKLFIADMMKRHYEAVEIAVKSEEIKNKVYATLGSLFDELEKVLLGISYLGELTNRSRDYILSFGERLLAPIFSACLISLGVNSVALTGGEAGIITDRNFGRARPLPKAYQLIRNRIEPLIKINKIVPVITGFIGTTEDGIITTLGRGGSDLTATLIASAIDADEVWLWKEVDGIMTADPKIVPNARVIPQISYQEAMELSHFGAKILHPKALDPVIKKKIPVRIKNTFNPDAEGTVICESTESTSDIVKALSLIEKVAIVNVSGAGFDFAEIMAKVFRRLANAKVNVIMVAQSSSELNLSIVIEKSDLPRALEALEDLNGENVKIDKIDDVAVVSAVGAGMAGTPGVAGRIFSALGKKGINVIMISQSCSEYNVSFAVKRDEGREAVRVIHDEFKLGG
- a CDS encoding cation-translocating P-type ATPase gives rise to the protein MEKDIEWYRIPTSEVLKLVKSSPQGITDEEAARRLVLYGYNEIKEEKKISEILRFLSHFSDPLIYILIVSGTITAILRRYVDTIIIFLVVLINAVIGYVQERKAKKTIESLKKMVEIRARVIRKVEKEIPARELVPGDVIILEAGTKVPADARLLEVKNLTVDESLLTGESTPVEKFSETILKKTAVERNNMVFAGTLVLEGYGKAVVVATGENTELGKIAKTVKTEKGVETPLLRRIKRLSKFIFFIIVAVSILNFTIGLLRGYNPTFMFLASVSLAVAAIPESLPTLVTMSLAIGVRDMAKRKAVVRKLPAVESLGSVTTICTDKTGTLTQNRMKVIRIFAGGKEYDVERVGREELAKHPEVYLTIKAGYVCNKALYFLKDGEPVTSGDPTEIALLEVASLTGIEERFKVIDEIPFDPTLRYMATAVKEGKSVEIYVKGSVEAVLSMCRWALIEEKVVELDRHNIHKIASELALQGLRVLAFAYKSVNLEEFGSIEEQLDDLIFLGLQCMIDPPREECYEAIRRCKEAGVRVIMITGDHPSTALFIAKELDISGEVVTGDEIEKMSDDELKEVLKKTNVFARILPKVKLRIVKLLQELGEIVAVTGDGVNDAPALKRANIGVAMGSGTEVAKESAEIILLDDNFATIVEAIDEGRNVFRKIQKILAWMLPTNVGEGIVILVAFLLGITLPILPVQILWINTVTAVLLGTTLVFEPREPNLLKLKPMTEELLNPAILFRIIWVAIVLVACAYFLYFRYDDNEMIARTIAMNTIVFFEIFYLLNSRSIDLSFLKTLKFKNKAVYLGIFATIALQLVATYLPNFNKILHTVPLDAGMWFEIVAVSSLVFILVELEKYMTNFYKNRN